A genomic stretch from Prionailurus bengalensis isolate Pbe53 chromosome E2, Fcat_Pben_1.1_paternal_pri, whole genome shotgun sequence includes:
- the RRAD gene encoding GTP-binding protein RAD: MTLNGGGSGAGGNRGGGRERERRRGSTPWGPAPPLHRRSMPVDERDLQAALAPGALAAAGTGTGAQGATLEWHEGSSESLSSGGSDSDESVYKVLLLGAPGVGKSALARIFGGVEDGPEAEAAGHTYDRSIIVDGEEASLMVYDIWEQDSGRWLPGHCMAMGDAYVIVYSVTDKESFEKASELRVQLRRARQTDDVPIILVGNKSDLVRSREVSLDEGRACAVVFDCKFIETSAALHHNVQALFEGVVRQIRLRRDSKEANARRQAGTRRRESLGKKAKRFLGRIVARNSRKMAFRAKSKSCHDLSVL, from the exons ATGACTCTGAATGGCGGCGGCAGCGGAGCGGGCGGGAACCGCGGCGGGGGCCGGGAGCGCGAGCGCCGTCGGGGCAGCACACCCTGGGGCCCGGCGCCCCCGCTGCACCGCCGAAGCATGCCGGTGGACGAGCGGGACCTGCAGGCGGCGCTGGCTCCGGGCGCTCTGGCAGCGGCCGGGACCGGGACCGGGGCCCAGGGTGCGACGCTCGAATGGCACGAGGGCTCCTCCGAGTCGCTCAGCTCAGGGGGCAGTGACTCAGACGAGAGCGTCTACAAGGTGCTgctgctgggggcgcctggcgtGGGCAAGAGCGCTCTGGCGCGAATCTTCGGTGGTGTAGAGGATGGGCCTGAAGCAGAGGCCGCAG GGCACACATATGATCGGTCCATCATAGTGGATGGAGAGGAGGCATCACTCATGGTCTATGACATCTGGGAGCAG GATAGTGGCCGCTGGCTACCTGGTCATTGCATGGCTATGGGCGATGCGTACGTCATCGTGTACTCAGTGACAGATAAGGAAAGCTTCGAGAAGGCCTCAGAGCTGCGAGTCCAGCTGCGGCGGGCACGGCAGACGGACGACGTGCCCATTATCCTAGTGGGCAACAAGAGCGACCTGGTGCGCTCTCGAGAGGTCTCCTTGGATG AGGGCCGGGCGTGTGCCGTGGTCTTCGACTGCAAGTTTATTGAGACCTCAGCAGCGCTGCACCACAATGTCCAGGCCCTGTTTGAGGGTGTCGTGCGCCAGATACGCCTGCGCAGGGACAGCAAAGAGGCCAATGCACGTCGACAGGCGGGTACCCGGCGGCGAGAGAGCCTTGGCAAGAAGGCAAAGCGTTTCTTGGGCCGCATTGTAGCACGCAACAGCCGCAAGATGGCCTTTCGCGCCAAGTCCAAGTCCTGCCACGATCTCTCCGTGCTCTAG
- the CIAO2B gene encoding cytosolic iron-sulfur assembly component 2B isoform X1, with protein sequence MVGGGGVGGGLLENANPLIYERSGERPVTAGEEDEQVPDSIDAREIFDLIRSINDPEHPLTLEELNVVEQVRVQVSDPESTVAVAFTPTIPHCSMATLIGLSIKVKLLRSLPQRFKMDVHITPGTHASEHAVNKQLADKERVAAALENTHLLEVVNQCLSARS encoded by the exons atggtggggggcggcggggtggggggcggcctcTTGGAGAACGCTAACCCCCTCATCTACGAGCGCTCTGGGGAGCGGCCGGTGACCGCGGGCGAGGAGGACGAGCAGGTTCCAGACAGCATCGACGCGCGCGAGATCTTCG ATTTGATTCGCTCCATCAATGACCCGGAACATCCACTGACGCTGGAAGAATTGAATGTAGTCGAGCAAGTCCGGGTTCAG GTGAGCGACCCCGAGAGCACGGTGGCCGTGGCCTTCACACCCACCATTCCGCACTGCAGCATGGCCACCCTTATTGGCCTGTCCATCAAAGTCAAGCTTCTTCGATCTCTTCCCCAGCGTTTCAAG ATGGACGTGCACATTACACCAGGGACCCATGCCTCAGAGCACGCAG TGAACAAGCAGCTTGCGGATAAGGAACGGGTGGCAGCTGCCCTAGAGAATACCCACCTGTTGGAGGTTGTGAACCAGTGCCTGTCAGCCCGCTCCTAA
- the CES2 gene encoding cocaine esterase isoform X2: protein MFLKLLNATLPFTSMSEDCLYLNIYTPAHAREGSNLPVLVWIHGGGFTVGMASMYDGSALAAFEDLVVVIIQYRLGVLGFFSTGDKHATGNWGYLDQVAVLRWVQQNIAYFGGDPGRVTISGESAGGTSVSSHVVSPMSKGLFHGAIMESGVALLPSLIDSSSDAVSTMVANMSACGQIDSEALVDCLRGKSEEEILAINKPFRIIPGMVDGTFLPRHPHELLASADFQPVPSIIGVNNDEYGWLIPSALDISDTQKDRETVKAVLRNMLAMLVLPPQSVDILMEEYLGDSADPQTLQVQFHEMMGDYIFVIPALQVASFQRVHAPVYFYEFQHRPSFFKDTKPPHVRADHGDEMFFVFGAAFWKGYVEVTEEEELLSRKMMKYWANFARNGNPNGEGLPHWPVFDQEEQYLQLNLQPAVGRALKAHRLQFWTKTLPQKIQELKEAEENHKEL from the exons ATGTTTCTGAAACTGCTGAATGCGACCTTGCCTTTCACCTCCATGTCCGAAGACTGTCTGTACCTCAACATTTACACACCGGCCCATGCCAGGGAAGGCTCCAATCTGCCC GTGTTGGTGTGGATCCACGGTGGTGGGTTTACGGTTGGCATGGCTTCCATGTATGATGGCTCTGCACTGGCGGCCTTTGAGGACCTGGTGGTGGTCATTATTCAGTACCGCCTGGGTGTACTGGGCTTCTTCAG CACTGGAGACAAGCATGCAACCGGCAACTGGGGCTACCTGGATCAAGTGGCTGTGCTACGCTGGGTCCAGCAAAATATTGCCTATTTTGGGGGAGACCCTGGCCGTGTCACCATTTCTGGCGAGTCTGCAGGTGGCACAAGTGTGTCCTCACATGTCGTGTCCCCCATGTCCAAAGGACTCTTCCATGGTGCCATCATGGAGAGTGGTGTGGCTCTATTGCCCAGCCTCATTGATAGCTCATCTGATGCGGTCTCCACG ATGGTGGCAAACATGTCTGCCTGTGGCCAGATTGATTCAGAGGCACTGGTGGACTGCCTGAGGGGCAAGAGTGAAGAGGAGATTCTGGCCATTAATAAG CCCTTCAGGATCATCCCTGGCATGGTGGATGGGACCTtcctgcccaggcacccccatgagcTGCTGGCCTCTGCCGACTTTCAACCTGTCCCCAGCATCATTGGTGTCAACAACGATGAGTACGGTTGGCTCATCCCCTCG GCCTTGGACATCTCTGACacccagaaggacagagagactgTGAAGGCTGTTCTGCGGAATATGTTGGCAATGTTG GTGTTGCCTCCTCAGTCTGTTGACATATTGATGGAGGAATACTTAGGGGACAGTGCAGACCCACAGACCCTCCAGGTCCAGTTCCATGAGATGATGGGGGACTATATCTTCGTGATCCCTGCACTCCAAGTAGCCAGTTTTCAAC GTGTGCATGCCCCCGTCTACTTCTATGAGTTCCAACATCGGCCCAGCTTCTTCAAGGACACCAAGCCGCCCCACGTGAGGGCAGACCATGGTGATGAGATGTTCTTTGTCTTCGGAGCTGCCTTCTGGAAAGGCTATG TTGAAGTCACTGAGGAGGAAGAGCTGTTGAGCAGGAAGATGATGAAGTACTGGGCTAACTTTGCTCGAAATGG GAACCCCAACGGCGAGGGTCTGCCCCACTGGCCTGTGTTCGACCAGGAAGAGCAATACTTACAGCTGAACTTGCAGCCTGCGGTGGGCCGAGCCCTGAAGGCTCACAGGCTCCAGTTCTGGACAAAGACCCTACCCCAGAAGATACAGGAGCTAAAGGAGGCGGAGGAAAATCACAAAGAGCTGTAA
- the CES2 gene encoding cocaine esterase isoform X1 translates to MRLDLLRGCLNAVVCGLLLLVLGQGQDSASPIRTTHTGQVRGSLIHVKGTDVGVHTFLGIPFAKAPLGPLRFAPPEPPESWSGVKDGTSHPAMCLQNITITNEMFLKLLNATLPFTSMSEDCLYLNIYTPAHAREGSNLPVLVWIHGGGFTVGMASMYDGSALAAFEDLVVVIIQYRLGVLGFFSTGDKHATGNWGYLDQVAVLRWVQQNIAYFGGDPGRVTISGESAGGTSVSSHVVSPMSKGLFHGAIMESGVALLPSLIDSSSDAVSTMVANMSACGQIDSEALVDCLRGKSEEEILAINKPFRIIPGMVDGTFLPRHPHELLASADFQPVPSIIGVNNDEYGWLIPSALDISDTQKDRETVKAVLRNMLAMLVLPPQSVDILMEEYLGDSADPQTLQVQFHEMMGDYIFVIPALQVASFQRVHAPVYFYEFQHRPSFFKDTKPPHVRADHGDEMFFVFGAAFWKGYVEVTEEEELLSRKMMKYWANFARNGNPNGEGLPHWPVFDQEEQYLQLNLQPAVGRALKAHRLQFWTKTLPQKIQELKEAEENHKEL, encoded by the exons ATGCGACTGGACCTACTTCGCGGGTGTCTGAACGCCGTGGTCTGTGGACTCCTGCTTCTCGTCCTGGGCCAGG GCCAGGACTCTGCCAGCCCCATCCGGACCACACACACGGGGCAGGTGCGGGGGAGCCTCATCCACGTGAAAGGCACTGATGTGGGGGTCCACACCTTCCTGGGAATTCCCTTTGCTAAAGCGCCTCTAGGACCACTGCGATTTGCACCCCCTGAGCCCCCTGAATCTTGGAGTGGTGTAAAGGACGGGACCTCCCACCCAGCTAT GTGTTTGCAGAACATCACTATCACAAATGAGATGTTTCTGAAACTGCTGAATGCGACCTTGCCTTTCACCTCCATGTCCGAAGACTGTCTGTACCTCAACATTTACACACCGGCCCATGCCAGGGAAGGCTCCAATCTGCCC GTGTTGGTGTGGATCCACGGTGGTGGGTTTACGGTTGGCATGGCTTCCATGTATGATGGCTCTGCACTGGCGGCCTTTGAGGACCTGGTGGTGGTCATTATTCAGTACCGCCTGGGTGTACTGGGCTTCTTCAG CACTGGAGACAAGCATGCAACCGGCAACTGGGGCTACCTGGATCAAGTGGCTGTGCTACGCTGGGTCCAGCAAAATATTGCCTATTTTGGGGGAGACCCTGGCCGTGTCACCATTTCTGGCGAGTCTGCAGGTGGCACAAGTGTGTCCTCACATGTCGTGTCCCCCATGTCCAAAGGACTCTTCCATGGTGCCATCATGGAGAGTGGTGTGGCTCTATTGCCCAGCCTCATTGATAGCTCATCTGATGCGGTCTCCACG ATGGTGGCAAACATGTCTGCCTGTGGCCAGATTGATTCAGAGGCACTGGTGGACTGCCTGAGGGGCAAGAGTGAAGAGGAGATTCTGGCCATTAATAAG CCCTTCAGGATCATCCCTGGCATGGTGGATGGGACCTtcctgcccaggcacccccatgagcTGCTGGCCTCTGCCGACTTTCAACCTGTCCCCAGCATCATTGGTGTCAACAACGATGAGTACGGTTGGCTCATCCCCTCG GCCTTGGACATCTCTGACacccagaaggacagagagactgTGAAGGCTGTTCTGCGGAATATGTTGGCAATGTTG GTGTTGCCTCCTCAGTCTGTTGACATATTGATGGAGGAATACTTAGGGGACAGTGCAGACCCACAGACCCTCCAGGTCCAGTTCCATGAGATGATGGGGGACTATATCTTCGTGATCCCTGCACTCCAAGTAGCCAGTTTTCAAC GTGTGCATGCCCCCGTCTACTTCTATGAGTTCCAACATCGGCCCAGCTTCTTCAAGGACACCAAGCCGCCCCACGTGAGGGCAGACCATGGTGATGAGATGTTCTTTGTCTTCGGAGCTGCCTTCTGGAAAGGCTATG TTGAAGTCACTGAGGAGGAAGAGCTGTTGAGCAGGAAGATGATGAAGTACTGGGCTAACTTTGCTCGAAATGG GAACCCCAACGGCGAGGGTCTGCCCCACTGGCCTGTGTTCGACCAGGAAGAGCAATACTTACAGCTGAACTTGCAGCCTGCGGTGGGCCGAGCCCTGAAGGCTCACAGGCTCCAGTTCTGGACAAAGACCCTACCCCAGAAGATACAGGAGCTAAAGGAGGCGGAGGAAAATCACAAAGAGCTGTAA
- the CIAO2B gene encoding cytosolic iron-sulfur assembly component 2B isoform X2 translates to MVGGGGVGGGLLENANPLIYERSGERPVTAGEEDEQVPDSIDAREIFDLIRSINDPEHPLTLEELNVVEQVRVQVSDPESTVAVAFTPTIPHCSMATLIGLSIKVKLLRSLPQRFKMDVHITPGTHASEHAGNFPGTVPPAPFHG, encoded by the exons atggtggggggcggcggggtggggggcggcctcTTGGAGAACGCTAACCCCCTCATCTACGAGCGCTCTGGGGAGCGGCCGGTGACCGCGGGCGAGGAGGACGAGCAGGTTCCAGACAGCATCGACGCGCGCGAGATCTTCG ATTTGATTCGCTCCATCAATGACCCGGAACATCCACTGACGCTGGAAGAATTGAATGTAGTCGAGCAAGTCCGGGTTCAG GTGAGCGACCCCGAGAGCACGGTGGCCGTGGCCTTCACACCCACCATTCCGCACTGCAGCATGGCCACCCTTATTGGCCTGTCCATCAAAGTCAAGCTTCTTCGATCTCTTCCCCAGCGTTTCAAG ATGGACGTGCACATTACACCAGGGACCCATGCCTCAGAGCACGCAG GTAATTTTCCAGGTACTGTACCTCCTGCCCCTTTCCATGGATGA